From Pyrenophora tritici-repentis strain M4 chromosome 1, whole genome shotgun sequence, the proteins below share one genomic window:
- a CDS encoding AIR1, Arginine methyltransferase-interacting protein, contains RING Zn-finger, with amino-acid sequence MKKSKPASKKLTVHQLASLKTGRKANIMIGPEGNRYIAVERVSVDLLAHFSRTAHKKLIEENETILTIPNGSKKAIFWIYKYMQADQRNPQDLETFESLNSHNRIYQRLKGSLIESLPTIQEIELYQTAIPPLYQYVVQIIAGEMIKPWTCNYTAYQDLTETNKAYGKGLDEAIQKLLTAGIKRGKEYYARTKNPEVIWSKDYKNAVSAGKKPPNQASGLSNTKAKHHDAAKNASSVQGTTSQVPFMCYKCHGEGHLARNCTVKLEPKPANCYKCNEPGHIARNCTKVPSARVNKPITCYNCGECTLPNRRRVVPVIQVSDFGGGLQTCDRVVRKGELSRTGMRI; translated from the exons ATGAAAAAATCCAAGCCCGCTTCCAAGAAGCTCACCGTCCACCAGCTCGCCTCACTCAAGACGGGCCGCAAGGCAAACATCATGATCGGTCCTGAGGGAAATCGGTACATCGCCGTTGAGCGTGTGTCCGTCGACCTGCTGGCACACTTCTCCCGGACCGCGCACAAGAAGTTGATCGAAGAGAACGAAACCATTCTAACCATTCCCAACGGCTCCAAGAAGGCTATCTTTTGGATTTACAAGTACATGCAGGCCGACCAGCGCAATCCTCAAGATCTGGAGACATTTGAGTCGCTCAACTCCCAC AATCGGATTTACCAGCGCCTAAAGGGTTCGCTCATCGAGTCCCTTCCGACCATCCAGGAGATTGAACTATATCAGACTGCAATTCCACCGCTTTATCAATATGTGGTCCAGATCATCGCTGGAGAGATGATCAAACCTTGGACCTGCAACTATACCGCTTATCAGGATCTTACTGAGACCAACAAGGCGTATGGCAAGGGCCTTGATGAAGCAATCCAGAAACTTCTCACTGCTGGCATCAAGCGTGGTAAGGAGTACTACGCGCGCACGAAGAACCCCGAGGTGATCTGGTCAAAGGATTACAAGAACGCGGTTTCGGCTGGTAAGAAGCCTCCGAA CCAGGCGTCTGGTCTTTCCAACACCAAAGCAAAGCATCACGATGCGGCCAAGAACGCTTCCAGTGTCCAGGGTACCACGTCACAGGTGCCCTTTATGTGTTACAAGTGTCACGGTGAGGGTCATCTCGCTCGCAACTGCACCGTCAAGCTTGAGCCCAAGCCTGCCAACTGCTATAAATGCAACGAGCCGGGCCACATCGCTCGCAACTGCACCAAGGTGCCTTCTGCCCGGGTCAACAAGCCCATCACCTGCTACAACTGCGGTGAGTGCACCCTTCCGAACCGTCGTCGTGTAGTTCCGGTCATCCAAGTGAGCGATTTTGGCGGAGGTCTTCAGACTTGTGATCGTGTGGTGCGAAAGGGCGAGTTGAGCCGTACTGGCATGCGCATCTAA
- a CDS encoding Methyltransf-11 multi-domain protein, whose translation MMEIFSAQQKWMQKERAASDKETSRGVDYLRDEVASRLCERVLDINRHFPKVLDLGANACNLARALTLPSEDAPDKGPRSKRIGTIIAADSSETLLYRDADLPFNKEIDIVREVLPTSELLPYEADTFDAVLSNLSMHWINDLPSVLAQVNNILKPDGPFIGVMMGGDSLYELRTSLQLAELDRRGGVSTHTSPLADVKDVGGLLQKAGFNLLTVDVDDIVVDFPDTFSLMKDLQAMGESNAVLSREKGPIQRDVLLAAEGIYKELHGNEDGTLPATFRLIYMIGWKPSETQAKPLERGTAMFSIKDYLEKDKKPGEGKE comes from the exons ATGATGGAGATATTTAGTGCTCAGCAGAAGTGGATGCAAAAGGAAAGAGCGGCATCGGACAAGGAGACTAGTAGGGGCGTGGATTACTTGAGAGACGAGGTAGCTTCGCGGTTATGTGAGCGAGTTTTG GATATCAATCGCCACTTCCCCAAAGTCCTGGACCTCGGAGCGAACGCATGTAATCTAGCTCGCGCACTCACACTTCCTTCCGAAGATGCGCCAGACAAAGGTCCACGATCGAAGCGTATCGGTACCATCATAGCCGCAGACTCCTCCGAAACGCTGTTGTACCGAGATGCCGACCTGCCTTTTAACAAGGAGATTGACATTGTACGAGAAGTCTTGCCAACGTCAGAGCTCCTACCGTACGAAGCGGATACATTTGATGCTGTTTTGAGCAATCTAAGCATGCATTGGATCAACGACTTGCCGTCAGTGCTAGCCCAAGTCAACAATATACTAAAGCCGGACGGTCCCTTCATTGGCGTCATGATGGGCGGTGATAGTTTATACGAACTTCGCACATCCCTCCAACTAGCAGAGCTCGACCGACGAGGCGGCGTTTCGACGCATACTTCCCCACTGGCAGATGTTAAAGATGTCGGTGGTCTACTACAAAAGGCTGGCTTCAACCTTCTCACCGTGGACGTCGATGATATCGTAGTTGACTTCCCGGATACCTTCTCACTAATGAAAGACCTACAGGCCATGGGCGAGTCAAATGCCGTACTATCGCGAGAAAAGGGCCCGATACAGCGGGATGTGCTTTTAGCTGCCGAGGGCATATACAAAGAACTACACGGCAACGAAGATGGGACATTGCCTGCAACATTTCGATTAATCTACATGATCGGTTGGAAGCCTAGTGAGACGCAAGCGAAGCCATTAGAGAGGGGCACTGCCATGTTCAGTATCAAAGACTATCTAGAAAAAGACAAGAAGCCTGGAGAGGGGAAAGAGTAG